One Rhizobium sp. NRK18 genomic window carries:
- a CDS encoding heme-dependent oxidative N-demethylase family protein, which produces MVTTIQAPIYTRDTALPTPFSIGLKPIDYGHWIEPDVDLGFYLDEKARLCRENLDEVFRMESGTEEAQEEVLTRLADHLASEHGDLYRREGSIFEMGGHRVDIADTSRPALLRAGSLVQDDLVLMRRKKTGWHIVAAYVAFPSSWSLTEKFGQPMEGVHASVPGFQGGTRNAQLVNRIFDNLLFEKPVERLNWSIKGDGALPQPVSKHTAGDPAVAGAEAIKNFIRAERQTLSRLPVSGDILFTIRVFVDPLAAIAARPDASQQLSSMARLLEGLNDDQLGYKGLRTLRDPLVAFLGALAAEKAAATEQA; this is translated from the coding sequence ATGGTCACGACGATACAAGCACCCATCTACACCCGCGACACCGCCCTGCCGACGCCCTTCAGCATCGGCCTCAAGCCAATAGACTATGGCCACTGGATCGAACCCGACGTGGATCTCGGCTTCTATCTCGACGAAAAGGCCCGCCTGTGCCGCGAAAACCTGGACGAGGTGTTCCGGATGGAGAGCGGGACGGAAGAGGCGCAGGAAGAGGTGCTGACGCGGCTTGCCGATCATCTGGCGAGCGAGCACGGCGACCTTTACCGTCGCGAGGGCTCGATCTTCGAGATGGGCGGACATCGCGTCGACATCGCCGATACGTCGCGGCCCGCCTTGCTGCGTGCCGGCTCGCTCGTTCAGGACGATCTGGTCCTCATGCGGCGCAAGAAAACGGGCTGGCACATCGTTGCCGCCTATGTCGCGTTCCCATCGTCGTGGTCGCTCACGGAAAAATTCGGCCAGCCGATGGAAGGTGTCCACGCCAGCGTTCCGGGTTTCCAGGGCGGCACCCGCAACGCGCAGCTGGTCAACCGGATCTTCGACAATCTTCTCTTCGAAAAGCCGGTCGAACGACTGAACTGGTCGATCAAGGGCGACGGTGCCCTGCCGCAACCCGTCTCCAAACACACAGCCGGTGATCCCGCGGTGGCGGGAGCGGAAGCGATCAAAAACTTCATCCGCGCCGAACGCCAGACACTGAGCCGTCTGCCGGTCTCGGGCGACATTCTCTTCACGATCCGGGTCTTCGTCGATCCGCTGGCGGCGATCGCCGCAAGGCCCGACGCTTCCCAACAGCTTTCCAGCATGGCCAGGCTGCTCGAAGGCCTGAATGACGATCAGCTTGGTTACAAGGGGTTACGCACGCTGCGCGACCCGCTGGTGGCATTTCTCGGCGCCTTGGCCGCCGAAAAAGCGGCCGCGACGGAACAGGCGTGA
- a CDS encoding homospermidine synthase, producing the protein MTDQTYPVYAEITGPIVMIGFGSIGRGTLPLIWRHFSFDMNRFVVIDPLPDDTGILAKFGVRHIQEHVTKENYKDLLKPLLTEGEGQGFCVNLSVDTSSLDIMKLCRKLDVLYIDTVVEPWLGFYFDKGMKNADRTNYALRETVRKEKEKRPGGTTAVSCCGANPGMVSWFVKQALVNLANDTGLEFEEPNHEDRDGWAKLMKKLGVKGVHIAERDTQRSVNPKPLNVFWNTWSVEGFISEGLQPSELGWGTHEKWMPKNAKKHKKGNKAAIYLEQPGANTRVRTWCPTPGPQYGFLVTHNESISIADYFTVRDKDGDVSFRPTCHYAYHPANDAVLSLHEMFGNGGNAQPVLHVLDENELVDGVDELGVLLYGHEKNAYWYGSRLSLEETRRIAPYQNATGLQVTSAVLAGMVWALENPKAGIVEADEMDYKRCLEVQMPYLGPVEGHYTDWTPLEGRPGLFPESIDESDPWQFQNILVR; encoded by the coding sequence ATGACAGACCAGACCTACCCGGTTTACGCTGAAATCACCGGCCCGATCGTGATGATCGGTTTCGGCTCCATCGGTCGCGGCACGCTGCCGCTGATCTGGAGGCACTTCAGCTTCGACATGAACCGGTTCGTGGTCATCGATCCCCTGCCCGACGACACTGGCATCCTTGCCAAGTTCGGCGTCCGTCATATCCAGGAGCATGTCACCAAGGAGAACTACAAGGACCTCCTGAAGCCGCTGCTGACGGAAGGCGAAGGCCAGGGTTTCTGCGTCAATCTCTCCGTCGACACCTCCTCGCTCGACATCATGAAGCTCTGCCGCAAGCTCGACGTCCTTTACATCGACACGGTCGTGGAGCCGTGGCTCGGCTTCTACTTCGACAAGGGCATGAAGAACGCCGACCGCACCAACTACGCGCTGCGTGAAACCGTGCGCAAGGAAAAGGAAAAGCGCCCCGGTGGCACGACCGCCGTCTCCTGCTGCGGCGCAAATCCGGGCATGGTCTCCTGGTTCGTCAAGCAGGCGCTCGTCAACCTCGCCAACGATACCGGCCTGGAATTCGAGGAACCGAACCACGAGGATCGCGACGGCTGGGCGAAGCTGATGAAGAAGCTCGGCGTCAAGGGCGTGCACATCGCCGAACGCGACACCCAGCGCTCCGTCAATCCGAAGCCGCTCAACGTCTTCTGGAACACCTGGTCGGTCGAGGGCTTCATCTCCGAAGGCCTGCAGCCGTCCGAACTCGGCTGGGGCACGCACGAGAAGTGGATGCCGAAGAACGCCAAGAAGCACAAGAAGGGCAACAAGGCGGCGATCTACCTCGAGCAGCCGGGCGCCAATACCCGCGTTCGCACCTGGTGCCCGACACCCGGTCCGCAATACGGCTTCCTCGTCACCCACAACGAGTCCATCTCGATTGCCGACTACTTCACGGTCCGCGACAAGGACGGCGACGTGTCCTTCCGCCCGACCTGCCACTATGCCTACCATCCGGCCAACGACGCCGTTCTGTCGCTGCACGAGATGTTCGGCAATGGCGGCAACGCCCAGCCGGTGCTGCATGTTCTCGACGAGAACGAACTGGTCGACGGCGTCGACGAACTCGGCGTGCTGCTCTACGGCCACGAGAAGAATGCCTACTGGTACGGCTCGCGCCTGTCTCTGGAAGAAACCCGCCGCATCGCGCCCTATCAGAACGCCACCGGCCTGCAGGTGACCTCCGCGGTCCTCGCCGGCATGGTCTGGGCGCTGGAGAACCCGAAGGCCGGCATCGTCGAGGCCGACGAGATGGACTACAAGCGCTGCCTCGAAGTGCAGATGCCTTATCTCGGCCCCGTCGAGGGGCACTACACGGACTGGACGCCGCTCGAAGGCCGCCCCGGTCTCTTCCCCGAATCAATCGACGAAAGCGACCCCTGGCAGTTCCAGAACATCCTGGTCCGCTAG
- the hemH gene encoding ferrochelatase, translating to MLTAPSALPSDHPPVKFGKVGVLLVNLGTPDGTDFKSMRRYLEEFLTDRRVIEWSRLFWYPILYGIVLNRRPGKVGKAYESIWNKDRNESYLRTYTRSQGEKMATALADLPNVTVDWAMRYGQPSIASKIDALQQAGCEKILLFPLYPQYAASTTATVNDKAFEKLQQMRWQPALRTVPAYHDDPVYIEALANSVTSHLASLDWEPEKVITSFHGIPQSYFKKGDPYHCHCMKTARLLREKLGMGDRLMITFQSRFGPEEWLQPYTDKTVEKLAQEGVKRIAVMNPGFVSDCLETLEEIAGEAGHIFLEHGGEKFTHIPCLNDSEDGMRVLEHVVRRELQGWV from the coding sequence ATGCTCACCGCACCCTCCGCGCTCCCCTCCGATCATCCACCGGTCAAGTTCGGCAAGGTCGGTGTCCTGCTCGTCAACCTGGGAACGCCGGACGGTACCGACTTCAAATCGATGCGCCGCTATCTGGAGGAATTTTTGACCGACCGGCGCGTCATCGAATGGTCGCGGCTGTTCTGGTACCCGATCCTCTACGGCATTGTCCTCAATCGCCGTCCGGGCAAGGTCGGCAAGGCCTATGAATCGATCTGGAACAAGGACCGCAACGAAAGCTACCTGCGCACCTACACGCGCAGCCAAGGCGAGAAGATGGCGACCGCGCTTGCCGACCTGCCGAACGTAACGGTGGACTGGGCCATGCGCTACGGCCAGCCGTCGATCGCCTCGAAGATCGATGCGCTGCAGCAGGCGGGCTGCGAGAAGATCCTGCTCTTCCCGCTCTATCCGCAATATGCCGCCTCGACGACCGCAACCGTCAATGACAAGGCCTTCGAGAAACTGCAGCAGATGCGCTGGCAGCCGGCGCTGCGCACCGTACCGGCCTATCATGACGATCCGGTCTATATCGAGGCGCTGGCCAATTCCGTCACCAGCCATCTGGCAAGCCTCGACTGGGAGCCGGAAAAGGTCATCACCTCGTTCCACGGCATTCCGCAGTCCTACTTCAAGAAGGGCGACCCCTATCACTGCCACTGCATGAAGACCGCCCGCCTGCTGCGCGAGAAGCTTGGCATGGGTGACCGGCTGATGATCACCTTCCAGTCCCGCTTCGGGCCGGAGGAATGGCTGCAGCCCTACACCGACAAGACGGTCGAGAAGCTCGCCCAGGAAGGCGTGAAGCGGATTGCGGTAATGAACCCCGGCTTCGTTTCCGACTGCCTGGAAACGCTTGAGGAAATCGCCGGAGAAGCCGGCCACATCTTCCTTGAGCACGGCGGCGAGAAGTTCACGCACATCCCCTGCCTCAACGACAGCGAGGACGGGATGCGCGTGCTCGAACATGTCGTCCGGCGGGAGCTGCAGGGCTGGGTCTGA
- a CDS encoding aminotransferase class IV family protein, with product MDFSLIETLRWEPGTGFVRLPLHLERLKASAEALGFPGAEGAERALLAAVSGDEPLRVRLELFPNGGIDVMTAPHAALPADTVWTVKMARTRLRSDDTLLRHKTSRRDVYAAARAEYARDEADEVLLLNEKGELCEGTITNLFIGDATGRLLTPPLSAGLLEGVLRTELIRSGQAREQCLRPEDICDREVFIGNSLRGLVRAHWRK from the coding sequence ATGGATTTCTCGCTGATCGAGACGCTGCGCTGGGAGCCGGGGACAGGCTTCGTCCGCCTCCCGCTTCATCTCGAACGGCTGAAAGCCTCTGCTGAAGCGCTCGGCTTCCCGGGTGCAGAAGGTGCGGAACGCGCATTACTTGCTGCCGTATCGGGAGACGAGCCCCTTCGCGTCCGCCTCGAGCTTTTCCCGAATGGCGGGATAGACGTGATGACTGCGCCCCATGCAGCATTGCCGGCCGATACGGTCTGGACCGTAAAGATGGCGAGAACGCGTCTTCGCTCGGACGATACACTCCTCCGCCACAAGACTTCGAGACGCGATGTCTATGCCGCGGCCCGCGCGGAATATGCCCGCGACGAGGCAGACGAGGTTCTGCTGCTGAACGAAAAGGGCGAACTCTGTGAAGGGACGATCACCAACCTCTTCATAGGGGACGCGACGGGGCGATTGCTGACACCGCCGCTCTCGGCCGGACTGCTCGAAGGTGTGCTCAGAACCGAACTCATCCGGTCAGGGCAAGCTCGGGAGCAATGCCTGAGACCGGAAGACATTTGCGATCGAGAAGTCTTCATTGGCAATTCACTCCGCGGCCTTGTTCGCGCGCATTGGCGCAAGTGA
- a CDS encoding aminodeoxychorismate synthase component I translates to MREAFALFRDDTTRQSLVFAGPEEIVCVRRRADILPALERLEEARREGKWLAGYMSYEAGYIFEDKLAPLIEDNRETPLVNFGIFDAPQADDHPLAETRQRQENEPFITEPAAAWDLEAYRQRFDTLHDHLRKGDCYQGNLTMPIVARWNGDPLAAFHSLIERQPVKYGALIDLGGPIILSRSPELFFRTDDEGWIETHPMKGTARRGATSKEDEEIIAAMKADEKSQAENRMIVDLLRNDISRITEVGTLDVPKLFEVETYPTLHQMVSHVQAKLIPETTLTDIFAALFPCGSVTGAPKMWAMKILHELEAGPRDVYCGAIGFVSPSGAMRFSVAIRTLTLFDDGRAVFNVGGGIVFDSNAEAEYDECLLKARFAVGDQWISR, encoded by the coding sequence ATGCGTGAAGCCTTCGCCCTCTTCCGGGACGACACCACCCGGCAAAGCCTCGTCTTTGCCGGGCCGGAGGAAATCGTCTGCGTTCGGCGCAGGGCCGACATCCTGCCGGCGCTCGAACGGCTGGAAGAGGCGCGACGAGAGGGCAAGTGGCTGGCAGGCTACATGTCCTACGAGGCGGGCTACATCTTCGAAGACAAGCTCGCGCCGCTGATCGAGGACAATCGCGAGACGCCGCTTGTCAACTTCGGCATTTTCGATGCGCCACAGGCCGACGACCATCCGTTGGCCGAGACACGGCAGCGCCAGGAAAACGAGCCCTTCATCACCGAACCGGCGGCAGCCTGGGATTTGGAAGCCTACCGCCAGCGCTTCGACACGCTGCATGACCATCTGCGCAAGGGCGATTGCTACCAGGGCAACCTGACGATGCCGATTGTGGCACGCTGGAACGGCGATCCGCTCGCCGCATTCCATTCGCTGATCGAGCGGCAGCCGGTGAAATACGGAGCGTTGATTGATCTCGGCGGCCCGATCATCCTGTCGCGCTCGCCCGAGCTTTTCTTCCGCACCGATGACGAGGGCTGGATCGAGACCCATCCGATGAAGGGCACCGCCCGTAGAGGCGCAACCTCGAAGGAAGATGAAGAGATCATCGCGGCAATGAAGGCAGACGAAAAGTCCCAGGCGGAAAACCGCATGATCGTCGATCTCCTGCGCAACGATATCTCGCGCATCACCGAAGTCGGCACCTTGGACGTTCCGAAGCTCTTCGAGGTCGAGACGTATCCGACGCTCCACCAGATGGTCAGCCACGTGCAGGCGAAACTCATTCCGGAGACGACGCTGACGGACATCTTTGCCGCGCTCTTCCCCTGCGGCTCGGTGACGGGTGCGCCGAAGATGTGGGCGATGAAGATCCTGCACGAACTGGAGGCCGGCCCGCGCGACGTCTATTGTGGCGCCATCGGCTTCGTCTCGCCGTCCGGGGCCATGCGGTTTTCCGTGGCGATCCGGACGCTGACCCTGTTCGATGATGGCCGGGCCGTCTTCAATGTCGGCGGCGGCATCGTCTTCGATTCCAATGCCGAGGCCGAATACGACGAATGCCTGCTGAAGGCCCGCTTTGCCGTGGGGGACCAATGGATTTCTCGCTGA
- the omp10 gene encoding outer membrane lipoprotein Omp10, giving the protein MNFKIAGTAILCATALTACQTGGSYYRPLPAQPRVQTIEGTWADSNGLISTFQGGSFATRTTDTNQLLASGTYAQINDKLIEINLTSMVRNTTSKVNCALVTPSQLNCTSESGGQFSLTRRS; this is encoded by the coding sequence ATGAATTTCAAGATTGCCGGCACGGCCATCCTCTGCGCCACCGCGCTCACCGCCTGCCAGACCGGCGGCAGCTACTATCGCCCGCTGCCGGCGCAGCCCCGCGTGCAGACGATCGAAGGGACCTGGGCCGATTCCAACGGGCTGATCTCGACGTTCCAGGGCGGCTCGTTCGCCACCCGCACCACCGACACCAACCAGCTCCTGGCGTCGGGCACCTACGCGCAGATCAACGACAAGCTTATCGAGATCAACCTGACCTCGATGGTCCGCAACACGACCTCCAAGGTCAATTGCGCGCTGGTCACGCCGAGCCAGTTGAACTGCACCTCGGAATCCGGCGGCCAGTTCTCGCTGACGCGCCGCAGCTGA
- a CDS encoding YciI family protein → MEAIAKVGEQMNLESPAKVEGMQEAYSRRSGSPLTDAFFILALTGLFLLPAALNGFPFVMEDSIAYSGEGTNWMRPAFAAVLASPLYHLIGYWSLPVIMALLSAVAWVSFCSEFNCRRWLPLAVPLAVLSLQPVYTSAVLVDGLFFPAIVFMILAIRRKNLAFALVAGCLLSSHGSGVPLAAVLTLVAALLLRSRAALIFGGLTVLVALGVGMALHAKYDNGLPTLGKTFLAARLFSVEPTLLGDECRKSGNQSLCEAEAELKIIKTLPGNKNRRDLFWDVKSRMGERFDMVDFERNHALPIVWHGLTSQPVRFAGIILQDWLSFYLPRTRFDFRATLDEPMPTAYYKSLQSKGMMQSSAARDIATGLRYAFYITLAFGLFTARKILSGSEWRWSATILLLCLANDLLFAIVSGPPDRYHHRILPVAALVALLALARALEARRKAESHLNPGSDEVPPMIIVSLTYVMPIEAVEAQLEGHIAWLKEGYESGMLIASGRKVPRTGGVLLAKGDLDDVKAFCARDPFAVHGVATYDFTQAAISMTAPGLEGLKD, encoded by the coding sequence ATGGAAGCGATTGCGAAAGTCGGCGAGCAGATGAACCTTGAAAGTCCGGCCAAAGTCGAAGGCATGCAGGAGGCGTATTCCCGGCGCAGCGGATCACCTCTGACGGACGCCTTCTTCATTCTGGCGCTGACCGGCCTTTTCCTCCTCCCGGCGGCACTCAACGGTTTTCCCTTCGTCATGGAGGACTCGATTGCCTATTCCGGCGAAGGCACGAACTGGATGCGGCCCGCCTTCGCCGCGGTTCTGGCATCCCCGCTGTATCACCTGATCGGCTATTGGAGCCTGCCGGTTATCATGGCACTCCTGTCGGCCGTTGCCTGGGTCTCCTTCTGCTCGGAATTCAATTGTCGGCGCTGGTTGCCGCTGGCCGTTCCACTGGCAGTCCTCTCGCTGCAACCCGTCTACACCAGCGCGGTCCTGGTGGACGGGCTCTTTTTCCCCGCTATTGTCTTCATGATCCTGGCAATCAGGAGGAAGAACCTCGCATTCGCTCTTGTTGCCGGCTGCCTATTGTCCAGCCATGGCAGCGGCGTGCCACTCGCGGCCGTGCTGACACTCGTTGCAGCTCTATTGCTGAGAAGCCGCGCGGCCCTGATCTTTGGAGGCCTGACCGTTCTGGTCGCCCTCGGCGTCGGCATGGCGCTTCATGCAAAGTACGACAACGGCTTGCCAACCCTTGGCAAGACATTCCTCGCCGCAAGGCTGTTCTCTGTCGAACCGACACTTCTCGGCGACGAGTGCCGCAAAAGTGGAAACCAGAGCCTCTGCGAGGCCGAGGCAGAGTTGAAGATCATCAAGACGTTGCCCGGAAACAAGAACCGCCGCGACCTGTTCTGGGATGTGAAGAGCCGCATGGGCGAACGCTTCGATATGGTGGATTTCGAACGCAATCACGCCCTGCCGATCGTCTGGCACGGGCTGACCAGCCAACCAGTGAGATTTGCCGGTATCATTCTGCAGGATTGGCTGAGTTTCTATCTTCCCAGAACGCGGTTCGATTTTCGTGCCACGCTCGACGAACCCATGCCGACCGCCTATTACAAGTCTCTCCAGAGCAAGGGAATGATGCAGAGCAGCGCCGCACGAGATATCGCTACGGGCCTGCGTTACGCCTTCTATATCACCCTGGCCTTCGGGCTGTTCACCGCCCGCAAGATCCTATCCGGTAGCGAATGGCGCTGGAGTGCAACGATACTGCTACTTTGTCTCGCCAATGATCTGCTGTTCGCCATCGTCTCGGGGCCGCCCGACCGCTATCACCACCGCATACTGCCGGTGGCTGCTCTTGTCGCTCTTCTTGCCCTGGCCCGCGCACTGGAGGCAAGGCGCAAGGCTGAGAGCCATCTTAACCCAGGATCAGATGAGGTCCCCCCAATGATCATCGTTTCGCTCACCTATGTCATGCCCATCGAAGCCGTCGAGGCGCAATTGGAGGGCCACATTGCGTGGCTCAAGGAGGGATATGAGAGCGGCATGCTGATCGCCTCCGGCCGGAAGGTGCCGCGCACCGGCGGCGTGCTGCTGGCAAAGGGGGACCTCGACGACGTCAAGGCATTTTGCGCGCGTGATCCATTCGCGGTTCACGGGGTTGCCACATACGACTTTACGCAGGCTGCCATCTCCATGACCGCTCCCGGTCTGGAAGGCCTCAAAGACTGA
- a CDS encoding 5'-nucleotidase C-terminal domain-containing protein: MFSRLKLGLFSASLIALSSGSAFADFELDILHINDFHSRIESINKYDSTCSAEDETAGKCFGGAARLLTAINQTRDTLKGEGKNVILLNAGDNFQGSLFFTTYHGAVEAEFLNLMKFDAMTVGNHEFDESEDSLKTFLDKVQFPVVTANVKANANSTIKDRIVPSLVLTVGGEKVGIVGAVTNDTPELSSPGPNIDITVDKDAITAEVEKLKSEGVNKIIALTHVGYPRDLAVIAKIPDVDVVVGGHSHTLLSNTDEKAEGPYPTWVDNPGGYKVPVVQAASYSKYLGNLDVVFDDNGVVKSAKGDPILIDASFKPDEAVLARIKELAAPIEELRQKVIGSSTAPIEGSSKVCRVRECAMGDLVADAMVDRVKDQGMTIAIQNGGGLRASIDGGDVTMGEVLTVLPFQNTLATMQLKGADIVTALENGLSQIEDGAGRFPQVSGLKYSFDRSKPAGSRVVSVETKEGDAYVPLDPEKLYGVTTNNYMRSGGDGYKIFATAGQNAYDYGPGLETVVADYIAAHSPYQPIDSTDRITDVTPADYVAPTAAPATATAAEVVKEQKKTAEAAPAKTEMPAKTDAAAPAETPAKAETTAPAEAPAKPEATMTSEMPAKTDMSMTYVVKKGDSLWAIAKEQLGDGGKWTAIAKENKLRHPNVISIGKELTLPKM; encoded by the coding sequence ATGTTTTCACGATTGAAACTGGGACTGTTCAGCGCCTCGCTGATCGCGCTGTCAAGCGGCAGCGCATTTGCCGACTTCGAACTCGACATCCTGCACATCAATGATTTTCACTCGCGCATTGAATCGATCAACAAGTACGATTCCACCTGCTCGGCCGAGGATGAGACCGCCGGCAAGTGCTTCGGCGGCGCCGCTCGCCTGCTGACGGCGATCAACCAGACGCGCGACACGTTGAAGGGCGAAGGCAAGAACGTCATCCTCCTCAATGCCGGCGACAACTTCCAGGGCTCCCTGTTCTTCACCACCTATCACGGCGCGGTCGAGGCCGAGTTTCTCAACCTGATGAAGTTCGACGCGATGACCGTCGGCAACCACGAATTCGACGAGAGCGAGGATTCGCTGAAGACCTTCCTCGACAAGGTCCAGTTCCCGGTTGTCACCGCCAATGTGAAGGCCAATGCCAACTCCACCATCAAGGACCGCATCGTACCCTCGCTGGTGCTGACCGTCGGTGGCGAAAAGGTCGGCATCGTCGGCGCCGTCACCAATGACACGCCGGAATTGTCTTCTCCCGGCCCCAATATCGACATCACCGTCGACAAGGACGCCATTACCGCCGAGGTTGAAAAGCTGAAGAGCGAAGGCGTCAACAAGATCATCGCCCTGACCCATGTCGGCTATCCCCGCGACCTGGCCGTCATCGCCAAGATCCCGGATGTCGACGTCGTCGTCGGCGGCCATTCGCACACACTCCTGTCGAACACCGACGAGAAGGCCGAAGGCCCCTATCCGACCTGGGTCGACAATCCCGGCGGCTACAAGGTGCCGGTCGTCCAGGCGGCGTCCTACAGCAAGTATCTCGGCAATCTCGACGTTGTCTTCGACGACAACGGCGTGGTGAAGTCCGCCAAGGGCGACCCGATCCTCATCGATGCGAGCTTCAAGCCGGATGAAGCCGTGCTGGCCCGCATCAAGGAACTGGCTGCCCCGATCGAGGAACTGCGCCAGAAGGTCATCGGCAGCAGCACCGCTCCGATCGAGGGATCGAGCAAGGTCTGCCGCGTCAGGGAATGCGCCATGGGCGACCTCGTCGCCGATGCCATGGTCGACCGCGTCAAGGATCAGGGCATGACCATCGCCATCCAGAACGGCGGCGGTCTCAGAGCCTCGATCGATGGCGGCGATGTGACGATGGGCGAAGTCCTGACGGTGCTGCCGTTCCAGAACACCCTTGCCACCATGCAGCTGAAAGGTGCCGACATCGTCACGGCGCTTGAAAACGGCCTGAGCCAGATCGAGGACGGTGCCGGCCGCTTCCCGCAGGTCTCCGGCTTGAAGTACAGTTTCGACCGCTCGAAGCCGGCCGGCAGCCGCGTTGTCTCGGTTGAGACGAAGGAGGGTGACGCCTATGTGCCGCTCGATCCCGAGAAGCTCTACGGCGTGACGACCAACAACTACATGCGCTCCGGCGGCGACGGCTACAAGATCTTCGCCACGGCCGGCCAGAACGCCTATGATTACGGCCCGGGCCTCGAGACCGTGGTTGCCGATTACATCGCCGCCCACAGCCCCTATCAGCCGATCGACAGCACCGACCGTATCACCGACGTGACCCCGGCCGACTATGTCGCACCGACAGCCGCACCGGCAACGGCAACCGCCGCCGAGGTGGTCAAGGAACAGAAGAAGACCGCCGAGGCAGCCCCCGCAAAGACCGAAATGCCGGCCAAGACGGACGCAGCGGCACCGGCTGAAACACCGGCCAAGGCCGAGACGACGGCACCGGCGGAAGCGCCTGCGAAACCTGAGGCGACGATGACGTCGGAAATGCCGGCAAAGACCGACATGTCGATGACCTATGTCGTCAAGAAGGGTGACTCCCTCTGGGCGATCGCCAAGGAACAGCTCGGTGACGGTGGCAAGTGGACGGCCATCGCCAAGGAAAACAAGCTGCGCCATCCGAACGTCATTTCGATCGGCAAGGAGCTGACGCTTCCGAAAATGTGA